In Sorghum bicolor cultivar BTx623 chromosome 8, Sorghum_bicolor_NCBIv3, whole genome shotgun sequence, one genomic interval encodes:
- the LOC8071528 gene encoding ergosterol biosynthetic protein 28 has translation MAAEGKRKGVPALGWWLMLVGSLRLASVWFGFFDIWALRVAVFSQTEMTDVHGRTFGVWTLLTCTLCFLCALNLENRPLYLATFLSFIYALGHFLTEYLIYHTMAAANLSTVGFFAGTSIIWMLLQWNSHGNPRGSHAGKQS, from the exons ATGGCGGCGGAGGGGAAGAGGAAGGGCGTCCCGGCGCTAGGATGGTGGCTGATGCTGGTCGGCTCCCTCCGCCTCGCCTCCGTCTGGTTCGGCTTCTTCGACATCTGGGCGCTCCGCGTCGCCGTCTTCTCGCAGACGGAGA TGACTGATGTTCATGGCCGTACCTTTGGTGTCTGGACTCTTCTGACCTGCACGCTGTGCTTCCTTTGCGCACTGAACCTGGAAAATAGGCCTCTGTATCTGGCCACCTTCCTATCATTCATCTATGCTCTTGGCCATTTCCTCACGGAATACTTGATCTACCACACCATGGCTGCAGCAAATCTGAGCACAGTTGGCTTCTTTGCAG GAACGTCAATCATATGGATGCTTCTACAGTGGAATTCTCATGGGAACCCTCGTGGTTCCCATGCTGGGAAGCAGTCATGA
- the LOC8065241 gene encoding pathogenesis-related protein 1A has translation MTCKMRRRHATTTTMIAAVLCLLLFSGRLAAAEKSFGGGGYSGLEAGGQQPETGGASEAALAGAAEQTTTPAAYSSGGDAAAASGGSAEASASSGGEAAAASGGGGGGGYGGKLDPDGDPEVGLNEKAIKEIVDEHNMFRAKENAGLPPLVWNETLAKWSQKYAETLKGNCQQIHSTSPYGENLMEGTPGLTWKITVDGWSEEKKNYHFDSDTCDAGKMCGHYKAVVWKTTTSVGCGRIKCNSGDTIIMCSYWPPGNYDGVKPY, from the coding sequence ATGACCTGCAAGATGCGACGACGCCAcgccacgacgacgacgatgatagCCGCCGTGCTCTGCCTGCTCCTCTTCTCCGGCCGCCTCGCCGCGGCGGAGAAGTCTTTCGGTGGTGGAGGCTACAGCGGGTTGGAGGCCGGTGGGCAGCAGCCGGAGACGGGTGGAGCGAGCGAGGCGGCGCTTGCCGGTGCCGCTGAGCAGACGACGACACCGGCGGCATATTCGTCAGGCGGCGACGCTGCCGCTGCTTCCGGCGGCAGCGCCGAAGCATCAGCGTCGTCAGGCGGCGAGGCTGCCGCTgcatccggcggcggcggcgggggtggTTACGGCGGCAAGCTGGACCCGGACGGCGACCCGGAGGTTGGTCTGAACGAGAAGGCGATCAAGGAGATCGTGGACGAGCACAACATGTTCCGCGCCAAGGAGAACGCAGGCCTGCCGCCGCTGGTGTGGAACGAGACGCTGGCCAAGTGGTCGCAGAAGTACGCGGAGACGCTCAAGGGCAACTGCCAGCAGATCCACTCGACGTCGCCGTACGGGGAGAACCTCATGGAGGGCACGCCGGGGCTCACCTGGAAGATCACCGTCGACGGCTGGAGCGAGGAGAAGAAGAACTACCACTTCGACTCCGACACCTGCGACGCCGGCAAGATGTGCGGGCACTACAAGGCCGTCGTCTGGAAGACCACCACCAGCGTCGGCTGCGGACGCATCAAGTGCAACAGCGGCGACACCATCATCATGTGCAGCTACTGGCCGCCGGGGAACTACGACGGCGTCAAGCCATACTAA
- the LOC110429877 gene encoding EPIDERMAL PATTERNING FACTOR-like protein 2 isoform X1, whose protein sequence is MGHLFVLSLGLALVLIATAHAGGGHAPGAAAGAITGQQGMDDDGVVGTMMRSMVGSRPPSCAGRCWWCGGRRCEAVQVPITPQEQDKSRRHGHGHGSGEGGIRSISAREGRGASAAARQHQQRRRPSSSYDDRSNYKPLSWRCKCGGG, encoded by the exons ATGGGCCATCTCTTCGTCCTCTCGCTGGGGTTGGCTCTTGTCCTCATCGCCACCGCGCACGCCGGAGGAGGCCATGCTccaggcgccgccgccggtgccaTCACAGGCCAG CAGGGCATGGACGACGATGGTGTCGTCGGGACCATGATGAGGAGCATGGTCGGGTCGAGGCCGCCGAGCTGCGCGGGGAGGTGCTGGTGGTGCGGTGGCCGCCGCTGCGAGGCCGTGCAGGTGCCCATCACGCCGCAGGAGCAGGACAAGAGCCgccgccatggccatggccatgggaGCGGCGAAGGCGGTATAAGGTCGATATCAGCGAGAGAAGGCAGAGGAGCATCGGCGGCGGCTCGACAGcaccagcagcggcggcggccgtcGTCGTCCTACGACGACCGATCCAACTACAAGCCGCTCAGCTGGAGATGCAAGTGCGGCGGGGGCTAG
- the LOC8071526 gene encoding receptor protein-tyrosine kinase CEPR1 — MVSTTLCSPPPTLWFVLFIVIFFFASGDGGPAAAAALELDTQAAYLAKMKEQFPGPGMSRWWDFTSSPAAPDYCSFHGVTCDRSGNVTGIDVTSWRLVGRLPPGVCAALPALRELRMAYNDVRGGFPLGVLNCTSLEVLNLSFSGVSGAVPPDLSPLRSLRVLDLSNNLFTGAFPTSIANVTSLEVVNLNQNPGFDVWRPAESLFVPLRRIRVLILSTTSMRGGIPAWFGNMTSLTDLELSGNYLTGTIPVSLARLPRLQFLELYYNELEGGVPAELGNLTELTDIDLSENRLTGAIPESLCALRNLRVLQIYTNRLTGTIPAVLGNSTQLRILSVYRNQLTGEIPADLGRYSDLNVIEVSENQLTGPLPPYACVNGKLQYILVLSNLLTGPIPPAYAECTPLIRFRVSNNHLEGDVPPGIFGLPHASIVDLNYNHFTGPVAATVAGATNLTSLFASNNRMSGVLPPDIAGASGLVKIDLSNNLIAGPIPASVGLLSKLNQLSLQGNRLNGSIPETLAGLKTLNVLNLSDNALSGEIPESLCKLLPNSLDFSNNNLSGPVPLQLIKEGLLESVAGNPGLCVAFRLNLTDPALPLCPRPSLRRGLAGDVWVVGVCALVCAVAMLALARRWVVRARRLAEQDGALATSPGSSASYDVTSFHKLTFDQHEILEALIDKNIVGHGGSGTVYKIELSSGELVAVKKLWVSSTRRRPSRKQQVDWAAAAAANSRDSSDGDGGWLGDRELRTEVETLGSIRHKNIVKLYCCYSGADCNLLVYEYMPNGNLWEALHGCYLLLDWPTRHRVALGVAQGLAYLHHDLLFPIVHRDIKSSNILLDADFEPKVADFGIAKVLQARGGADRDASTTTIAGTYGYLAPEYAYSSKATTKCDVYSFGVVLMELATGRKPIEPEFGDTRDIVHWVSGKVAAGAGAEADALDKRLAWSPYKEEMVQALRVAVRCTCSMPALRPTMADVVQMLAEAGPPAGRTTKDTNKDDDDKDHRHATPPP, encoded by the exons ATGGTGTCCACCACTCTCTGTTCACCTCCACCCACGCTCTGGTTCGTTCTCTTCatcgtcatcttcttcttcgcgTCCGGCGATGGcggtccggcggcggcggcggcattggAGCTGGACACGCAGGCTGCCTACCTCGCCAAGATGAAGGAGCAGTTCCCGGGGCCAGGCATGTCCAGGTGGTGGGACTTCACGTCGTCGCCGGCCGCGCCGGACTACTGCAGCTTCCACGGCGTCACCTGCGACCGGTCCGGCAACGTCACGGGCATCGACGTCACGTCGTGGCGCCTCGTCGGCCGGCTCCCGCCGGGCGTCTGCGCGGCGCTGCCCGCGCTCCGGGAGCTCCGGATGGCGTACAACGACGTCCGCGGCGGGTTCCCTCTCGGCGTTCTCAACTGCACCTCCCTGGAGGTGCTGAACCTCAGCTTCTCCGGCGTGTCGGGCGCCGTGCCCCCCGACCTGTCCCCGCTGCGCTCGCTGCGGGTGCTCGACCTCTCCAACAACCTCTTCACCGGCGCGTTCCCGACGTCCATCGCCAACGTCACCAGCCTCGAGGTGGTGAACCTCAACCAGAACCCCGGGTTCGACGTGTGGCGGCCGGCCGAGTCGCTGTTCGTGCCGCTGCGCCGCATCCGCGTGCTCATCCTCTCCACCACCTCCATGCGCGGCGGCATCCCCGCGTGGTTCGGCAACATGACGTCGCTCACCGACCTCGAGCTCAGCGGCAACTACCTCACCGGCACCATCCCCGTGTCGCTGGCGCGCCTCCCGAGGCTGCAGTTCCTCGAGCTCTACTACAACGAGCTGGAGGGCGGCGTCCCCGCCGAGCTCGGCAACCTCACGGAGCTCACCGACATCGACCTCTCCGAGAACCGCCTCACGGGGGCCATCCCGGAGTCGCTGTGCGCGCTGCGCAACCTGCGCGTGCTCCAGATCTACACCAACCGTCTCACGGGCACCATCCCTGCCGTGCTCGGCAACTCCACGCAGCTGCGCATCCTCTCCGTTTACCGCAACCAGCTCACCGGCGAGATCCCCGCCGACCTCGGCCGGTACTCGGACCTCAACGTCATCGAGGTGTCGGAGAACCAGCTGACGGGCCCGCTGCCGCCGTACGCCTGCGTCAACGGGAAGCTCCAGTACATCCTGGTGCTGAGCAACCTGCTCACGGGGCCTATCCCGCCggcgtacgccgagtgcacgcCGCTGATCAGATTCCGGGTGAGCAACAACCACCTGGAGGGCGACGTGCCGCCGGGCATCTTCGGCCTCCCGCACGCCTCCATCGTCGACCTCAACTACAACCACTTCACAGGCCCCGTGGCGGCCACGGTGGCGGGCGCCACGAACCTGACGTCGCTGTTCGCGTCCAACAACCGGATGTCCGGCGTGCTCCCGCCGGATATCGCCGGCGCGTCGGGGCTGGTGAAGATCGACCTGAGCAACAACCTCATCGCCGGCCCCATCCCGGCGTCCGTGGGCCTGCTGTCGAAGCTGAACCAGCTGTCGCTGCAGGGGAACCGGCTGAACGGGTCCATCCCGGAGACGCTCGCCGGGCTCAAGACGCTGAACGTGCTGAACCTGTCGGACAACGCGCTGTCCGGCGAGATCCCGGAGTCGCTGTGCAAGCTGCTGCCAAACTCGCTggacttctccaacaacaacctGTCGGGGCCGGTGCCGCTGCAGCTCATCAAGGAGGGTCTGCTGGAGAGCGTGGCGGGGAACCCGGGGCTGTGCGTGGCGTTCCGGCTGAACCTGACGGACCCGGCGCTGCCGCTGTGCCCGCGGCCGAGCCTCCGGCGAGGGCTGGCCGGAGACGTGTGGGTGGTGGGCGTGTGCGCGCTGGTGTGCGCGGTGGCGATGCTGGCGCTGGCGCGGCGGTGGGTGGTGCGTGCGCGGCGTCTCGCGGAGCAGGACGGCGCGCTGGCGACGTCGCCGGGGTCGAGCGCGTCGTACGACGTGACGAGCTTCCACAAGCTGACCTTCGACCAGCACGAGATCCTGGAGGCGCTGATCGACAAGAACATCGTGGGCCACGGCGGGTCCGGGACGGTGTACAAGATCGAGCTCAGCAGCGGCGAGCTGGTGGCGGTGAAGAAGCTGTGGGTGTCGtcgacgcggcggcggccgagCAGGAAGCAGCAGGTGgactgggcggcggcggcggcggccaacaGCAGAGACAgcagcgacggcgacggcgggtGGCTGGGCGACCGGGAGCTGCGGACGGAGGTGGAGACGCTGGGCAGCATCCGGCACAAGAACATCGTGAAGCTCTACTGCTGCTACTCGGGCGCCGACTGCAACCTGCTGGTGTACGAGTACATGCCCAACGGCAACCTGTGGGAGGCGCTGCACGGCTGCTACCTGCTGCTGGACTGGCCGACGCGCCACCGCGTGGCGCTCGGCGTCGCGCAGGGGCTCGCCTACCTCCACCACGACCTCCTCTTCCCCATCGTCCACCGCGACATCAAGTCCTCCAACATCCTCCTCGACGCCGACTTCGAGCCCAAGGTCGCCGACTTCGGCATCGCAAAGGTGCTCCAGGCGCGCGGCGGCGCTGACCGGGacgcctccaccaccaccatcgcCGGCACCTACGGCTACCTGGCGCCAG AGTACGCCTACTCGTCCAAGGCGACGACCAAGTGCGACGTGTACAGCTTCGGCGTGGTGCTCATGGAGCTGGCCACGGGGAGGAAGCCCATCGAGCCGGAGTTCGGGGACACGAGGGACATCGTGCACTGGGTCTCCGGCAAGGtggccgccggcgccggagcAGAGGCGGACGCGCTGGACAAGCGCCTCGCGTGGAGCCCCTACAAGGAGGAGATGGTGCAGGCGCTGCGCGTCGCCGTGCGATGCACCTGCAGCATGCCGGCGCTCCGCCCCACCATGGCCGACGTCGTGCAGATGCTCGCCGAGGCCGGGCCACCCGCCGGCCGGACGACAAAGGACACCaacaaggacgacgacgacaaagATCATCGTCATGCTACTCCTCCTCCTTAA
- the LOC110429877 gene encoding EPIDERMAL PATTERNING FACTOR-like protein 2 isoform X2: MGHLFVLSLGLALVLIATAHAGGGHAPGAAAGAITGQGMDDDGVVGTMMRSMVGSRPPSCAGRCWWCGGRRCEAVQVPITPQEQDKSRRHGHGHGSGEGGIRSISAREGRGASAAARQHQQRRRPSSSYDDRSNYKPLSWRCKCGGG, encoded by the exons ATGGGCCATCTCTTCGTCCTCTCGCTGGGGTTGGCTCTTGTCCTCATCGCCACCGCGCACGCCGGAGGAGGCCATGCTccaggcgccgccgccggtgccaTCACAGGCCAG GGCATGGACGACGATGGTGTCGTCGGGACCATGATGAGGAGCATGGTCGGGTCGAGGCCGCCGAGCTGCGCGGGGAGGTGCTGGTGGTGCGGTGGCCGCCGCTGCGAGGCCGTGCAGGTGCCCATCACGCCGCAGGAGCAGGACAAGAGCCgccgccatggccatggccatgggaGCGGCGAAGGCGGTATAAGGTCGATATCAGCGAGAGAAGGCAGAGGAGCATCGGCGGCGGCTCGACAGcaccagcagcggcggcggccgtcGTCGTCCTACGACGACCGATCCAACTACAAGCCGCTCAGCTGGAGATGCAAGTGCGGCGGGGGCTAG
- the LOC8065240 gene encoding BTB/POZ and MATH domain-containing protein 5: MTCGAGDGGVVVSASSITTVASTGSHMLKINGYSAAKQLLITGSHAKSCEFEAAGHTWCIFYYPNGTERKAADYISFFLRLARNVDGVVNARVRRKELEKSSEYLVDDCFAVRCDIDVLQTSAESSDVTVEVELRRTTCSGSACCHN; the protein is encoded by the exons ATGACGTGCGGTGCCGGTGACGGCGGCGTCGTCGTCTCCGCCTCATCCATCACCACGGTTGCAAGCACCGGATCCCACATGCTCAAGATCAATGGCTACTCGGCGGCGAAGCAGCTGCTGATCACTGGTTCGCATGCCAAGTCGTGCGAGTTCGAGGCAGCTGGTCATACCTGGTGCATCTTCTACTACCCCAACGGCACCGAACGTAAAGCCGCCGACTACATCtccttcttcctcaggctcgctCGGAACGTCGACGGCGTCGTCAACGCCAGGGTCCG GAGGAAGGAGCTGGAGAAGTCGTCGGAGTATCTGGTGGATGACTGCTTCGCCGTCCGGTGCGACATCGACGTCCTGCAGACGTCGGCGGAGTCGTCGGATGTCACCGTGGAGGTGGAGCTGAGGCGCACGACCTGTTCAGGCTCAGCCTGCTGCCATAACTGA
- the LOC110429855 gene encoding transcription factor RAX2-like, translating to MGRSPCCDKATVKRGPWSSEEDAQLRCYIERHGGAAGGWMALPRKAGLRRCGKSCRLRWLNYLRPGVRHGGFSPDEDRVICALYAAVGSRWSLIAAHLHGRTDNGVKNYWNTRLKKRFQLLFAGMPPPPSTPRRPRDADV from the coding sequence ATGGGGCGATCGCCGTGCTGCGACAAGGCGACGGTGAAGCGCGGGCCGTGGTCGTCGGAGGAGGACGCGCAGCTGCGGTGCTACATcgagcggcacggcggcgccgcCGGTGGCTGGATGGCTCTGCCGCGGAAGGCCGGGCTGCGCCGGTGCGGCAAGAGCTGCCGCCTGCGGTGGCTCAACTACCTCCGCCCGGGCGTCCGGCACGGCGGCTTCTCCCCGGACGAGGACCGCGTCATCTGCGCGCTCTACGCCGCCGTCGGCAGCAGGTGGTCCTTGATCGCCGCGCACCTCCACGGGAGGACCGACAACGGCGTCAAGAACTACTGGAACACGCGCCTCAAGAAGCGCTTCCAACTCCTCTTCGCCGGCATGCCGCCACCACCGTCGACGCCACGGCGACCGCGCGATGCCGACGTGTAA
- the LOC8071527 gene encoding xylulose kinase, with the protein MGGAGGDCCSLRLPDDSLFLGLDCSTQSLKATVLDAGLGIVATDSVHFDSDLPHYGTRGGVLRDPGERGRIVSPPLMWAEALDLLLGRLRPRADLRRVAAVSGSAQQHGSVYWAKGAGAALAALDPAAAEGLAPQLATAGALAARESPVWMDSSTAAQCREVETAMGGPLRLARLTGCRPHRRCTGPQIRKMHQTRPEVYEATERVSLVSSFMASLLVGGYACIDETDGAGMNIMDIDTRQLRQDALQAMAPNLEERIGKLAPAHAVAGKIAPYFVQRFQFSSSCLVIQWSGDNPNSLAGLTMSNPGDLAISLGTSDTVFGVTDSPEPTLEGNIFPNPVDPKTYMILLCYKNGSLTREDLRNCYADRSWDHFNRLLEETVPLNGGKLGFYYKEHEILPPLPVGFHRYIVKNFTSGPLDEMVEEEVDKFDPPSEVRAIVEGQLMSMRGHAEHCGLPVPPKRIIATGGASSNPAILKIMASIFGCPVYTSQRSDSASLGAALRAAHGWLCKQQDEFVPFSCVYSGRLDGTTLGLKLAVPFGDCEGDIELLNNYTLLVKKRLEIEQKLIARFGGPE; encoded by the exons AtgggcggcgccggcggtgaCTGCTGCTCGCTCCGCCTTCCCGACGACTCCCTCTTCCTCGGTCTCGACTGCTCCACCCA GTCGCTCAAGGCCACGGTGCTGGACGCCGGCCTGGGCATCGTGGCCACCGACTCCGTCCACTTCGACTCGGACCTGCCGCACTACGGCACCCGCGGCGGCGTCCTCCGAGACCCCGGCGAGCGGGGCCGCATCGTGTCGCCGCCGCTTATGTGGGCGGAAGCGCTGGACCTGCTCCTCGGGAGGCTGAGGCCGCGCGCCGACCTccgccgcgtcgccgccgtctcCGGCTCCGCGCAGCAGCACGGCAGCGTGTACTGGGCCAagggcgccggcgccgcgctGGCCGCCCTCGACCCTGCCGCCGCCGAGGGCCTGGCGCCGCAGCTCGCGACCGCGGGCGCGCTCGCGGCGCGGGAGTCGCCCGTATGGATGGACAGCAGCACTGCGGCGCAGTGCCGGGAGGTGGAGACGGCCATGGGCGGGCCCCTGCGCCTGGCGAGGCTCACGGGGTGCCGCCCGCACCGGCGCTGCACGGGGCCACAGATACGGAAGATGCATCAGACCCGGCCGGAGGTTTACGAGGCCACCGAGAGAGTGTCGCTGGTGAGCTCGTTCATGGCGTCGCTGCTCGTCGGCGGGTACGCCTGCATCGATGAGACCGATGGAGCCGGGATGAACATCATGGACATCGACACGCGCCAGCTGCGCCAGGACGCTCTTCAG GCTATGGCTCCAAATTTAGAAGAGCGGATTGGGAAACTAGCACCAGCACATGCTGTGGCTGGAAAGATAGCCCCTTATTTTGTTCAGAG ATTTCAGTTTTCAAGCAGCTGTCTAGTTATTCAGTGGTCAGGCGACAACCCCAATAGCCTTGCAG GCTTAACTATGAGCAATCCTGGTGATCTAGCAATCAGCCTTGGGACAAGTGATACA GTTTTCGGGGTCACCGATTCACCTGAACCAACCTTGGAGGGAAACATCTTTCCGAATCCAGTTGATCCCAAGACCTACATGATTCTGCTTTGTTATAAAAATGGATCTCTGACACGAGAAG ACCTTCGCAATTGTTATGCTGATAGATCTTGGGATCATTTCAACAGGTTGCTTGAAGAAACAGTCCCCTTGAATG GAGGGAAGTTGGGATTTTACTACAAGGAACATGAGATTCTCCCACCGCTTCCAG TTGGATTTCACCGCTACATTGTCAAGAACTTCACTAGTGGACCTTTGGATGAGATGGTGGAAGAAGAAGTTGACAAGTTCGATCCTCCTTCAGAG GTGCGTGCGATAGTTGAAGGGCAGCTCATGTCCATGAGAGGCCATGCTGAGCACTGTGGCCTGCCAGTACCTCCGAAACGGATAATAGCAACCGGTGGCGCGTCCTCAAACCCAGCAATTCTCAAGATAATGGCATCTATTTTTGGTTGTCCAGTGTACACTTCCCAAAGATCAG ACTCTGCCTCTTTGGGTGCTGCTCTGCGAGCAGCCCATGGGTGGCTTTGTAAGCAGCAAGACGAGTTCGTGCCATTCTCATGTGTGTACTCAGGAAGATTGGATGGAACAACACTTGGCTTGAAGTTGGCTGTTCCTTTTGGGGACTGTGAGGGAGACATTGAGCTTCTGAACAACTACACATTGTTGGTTAAGAAGAGGTTGGAGATTGAGCAGAAGCTCATTGCAAGATTTGGTGGACCAGAGTGA